A region from the Rhodopseudomonas julia genome encodes:
- a CDS encoding HAL/PAL/TAL family ammonia-lyase — protein MPRVLLDRSLTWREVAEVAEGAPLDLTSAALSRIDAAAAIVQAIVERGIRAYGVNTGVGALCDVVVERPLQQQLSHNILMSHATGVGAPLPVAETRAIMAAAINNYAHGHSGVRREIPQSLAALLNAGLTPLVPARGSVGYLSHMAHIALVLVAVGTVRDGEHVVSAAEALAKAGLEPLQLQAKEGLSLVNGTPCATGLACLALARAKRLLSWADAIAAMTMENLGTNPAAFAPEALTLRRSDGLQQVGARLRHYLEGSGIVAAAIGKRTQDALSLRAVPHVHGAARDLFEAAATVIDRELASVTDNPLVTGTPEAPHVHSQAHAVGAGLALALDGLATAVAEVSAMSERRLDRLLSPMVSGLPAFLAAEGGAASGFMIAQYAAVSLVNENRRLATPASLDGGITSALQEDHLSHPTPAALKALAIVENATRLLAIEWLAAGQAYAFQTAARAPATDRLFAQLRGLLAFYADDRPLSQDMETAFQFLSSEEPATR, from the coding sequence ATGCCTCGCGTGTTGCTCGATCGCTCCCTCACCTGGCGGGAGGTTGCTGAGGTCGCGGAGGGGGCACCTCTCGATCTCACATCCGCCGCGCTCTCGCGCATCGATGCTGCCGCCGCCATCGTGCAAGCGATCGTCGAGCGCGGCATCCGCGCCTATGGCGTCAACACCGGTGTCGGCGCGCTCTGCGATGTCGTGGTGGAGCGGCCGCTGCAACAGCAGCTCTCGCACAACATTCTGATGAGCCATGCGACAGGCGTCGGCGCGCCGCTCCCAGTCGCCGAGACGCGCGCCATCATGGCAGCGGCGATCAACAATTACGCGCACGGCCATTCCGGCGTCCGCCGCGAGATCCCGCAAAGCCTCGCCGCGCTCCTGAATGCCGGGCTTACGCCCCTCGTGCCGGCGCGCGGCTCGGTCGGTTATTTGAGCCATATGGCGCACATCGCGCTCGTCCTCGTCGCCGTGGGCACGGTGCGGGATGGCGAACACGTCGTCTCTGCAGCCGAGGCGCTGGCGAAGGCCGGCCTTGAGCCGCTCCAGCTTCAGGCGAAGGAGGGTCTGTCGCTCGTCAACGGCACGCCCTGCGCCACGGGTCTTGCCTGTCTCGCGCTCGCGCGTGCGAAGCGCCTTCTCTCCTGGGCGGATGCGATCGCCGCAATGACGATGGAAAATCTTGGCACCAACCCGGCCGCTTTCGCGCCCGAGGCGCTGACGCTGCGCCGCTCCGACGGTCTGCAACAGGTTGGGGCCCGCCTGCGGCACTACCTTGAAGGCAGCGGCATCGTCGCCGCCGCCATCGGCAAGCGCACACAGGATGCCCTGTCGCTGCGCGCCGTGCCGCATGTTCATGGCGCTGCCCGCGACCTTTTCGAGGCCGCAGCCACTGTCATCGACCGCGAACTCGCCTCCGTCACCGACAATCCGCTCGTCACCGGCACGCCCGAGGCACCTCACGTGCATTCTCAGGCCCATGCCGTCGGCGCGGGACTTGCCCTTGCCCTCGACGGCCTGGCGACGGCCGTCGCCGAAGTCTCGGCGATGTCGGAGCGGCGCCTCGACAGGCTTCTCAGTCCGATGGTGAGTGGGCTTCCGGCGTTTCTCGCGGCCGAAGGCGGCGCGGCATCCGGCTTCATGATCGCGCAATATGCGGCCGTCTCGCTCGTCAACGAGAATCGTCGCCTCGCCACGCCAGCGAGCCTCGACGGCGGCATAACCTCTGCCTTGCAGGAAGACCATCTCTCGCATCCGACGCCTGCCGCGTTGAAGGCGCTTGCGATTGTTGAAAACGCCACCCGCCTCCTTGCGATCGAGTGGCTTGCCGCCGGCCAGGCCTATGCCTTTCAGACCGCGGCGCGTGCGCCCGCGACCGATCGGCTTTTCGCGCAGCTCCGCGGCTTGCTTGCCTTCTATGCCGACGACCGACCGCTCTCGCAGGATATGGAGACGGCGTTCCAATTCCTGTCTTCGGAAGAACCCGCTACGCGCTAA
- a CDS encoding Fur family transcriptional regulator encodes MGEAKNRRDYENELRDAGIRITRARKTILKILEEGEKHPDAMEIFRRASEIDATVSLSTVYRTMKILEDRGAIQRHVFEGGPSRFEPAGGTHHDHLIDTDTGEVVEFRSDKIEALQEEIARSLGYEIVSHRLELYVRKIGRRRG; translated from the coding sequence ATGGGTGAAGCCAAGAACCGCCGCGATTACGAGAATGAGCTGCGCGATGCGGGAATCCGGATCACGCGGGCGCGCAAGACGATCTTGAAGATCCTGGAGGAGGGGGAAAAGCACCCCGACGCGATGGAGATCTTCCGACGCGCTTCCGAGATCGACGCCACTGTCTCACTGTCCACCGTCTACCGCACGATGAAGATTCTTGAGGATCGCGGCGCCATCCAGCGTCATGTCTTCGAAGGCGGGCCGTCGCGCTTCGAGCCGGCTGGCGGCACCCATCACGACCACCTGATCGATACGGATACGGGCGAGGTGGTGGAGTTCCGCTCCGACAAGATCGAGGCGCTGCAGGAAGAGATCGCCCGCTCGCTCGGTTACGAAATCGTCTCGCACCGGCTGGAGCTCTACGTCCGCAAGATCGGCCGGCGGCGCGGCTGA
- a CDS encoding metal ABC transporter substrate-binding protein: MLAVPGALAIVLVGALHAVPAAAELKAVTTFTIIADMAQNVAGEAAEVQSITKPGAEIHNYQPTPRDLLRGRNAQLVLRNGLNLELWFERFLANLGDVTNVVVSDGVEPMSISQGPYNGKPNPHAWMSPTSALIYVDNIRDAFIAADPDNAATYKANAEAYKEKIQAVIAPIQAELEQIPDDKRWLVTSEGAFSYLARDFNLKELYLWPINADQQGTPQQVRAVIDAINEHDIACIFSESTVSAKPAEQVARETGATYGGVLYVDSLSDENGPVPTYLDLLRVTSDTIAKCLAP, from the coding sequence TTGCTTGCCGTGCCAGGCGCCCTTGCCATCGTCCTGGTCGGGGCTCTGCATGCCGTCCCGGCGGCAGCGGAGCTCAAGGCCGTCACGACCTTCACGATCATCGCCGACATGGCGCAGAACGTCGCCGGCGAGGCGGCGGAGGTCCAATCGATCACCAAACCCGGCGCGGAGATCCACAATTACCAGCCGACGCCGCGCGATCTTCTGCGCGGGCGCAATGCCCAGCTCGTCCTGCGCAACGGGCTCAATCTGGAGCTCTGGTTTGAACGCTTCCTCGCCAATCTCGGCGACGTCACCAATGTCGTCGTCTCCGATGGCGTGGAGCCGATGAGCATTTCGCAGGGGCCCTATAACGGCAAGCCGAACCCGCATGCCTGGATGTCGCCGACGAGCGCCCTCATCTATGTCGACAACATTCGCGACGCCTTTATCGCCGCAGATCCCGACAATGCTGCGACCTACAAGGCAAATGCGGAGGCCTACAAAGAGAAGATCCAGGCGGTCATCGCACCGATCCAGGCGGAGCTTGAACAGATCCCGGACGACAAACGCTGGCTCGTCACCAGCGAGGGCGCGTTCAGCTATCTCGCGCGCGATTTCAATCTCAAAGAGCTCTATCTGTGGCCGATCAATGCCGATCAGCAGGGCACGCCGCAGCAGGTGCGCGCCGTCATCGACGCCATCAATGAGCACGATATTGCCTGCATCTTCAGCGAAAGCACCGTCTCCGCCAAGCCGGCCGAGCAGGTGGCGCGCGAAACCGGCGCTACATATGGCGGCGTGCTCTACGTCGATTCCCTGAGTGACGAAAACGGGCCGGTGCCGACCTATCTCGACCTCCTG